ACACATACTCTACAAGTTGTAAGAGGAACGGTTCAGGCTGATATTTTGAAAGAAGATCAGGCTCAGAACACTTGCATCTTCTCTACTGAATTTTCATTGCGTTTGATGGGCGATGTACAGCAATATTTCATTGACAAAAAAGTACGGAATTTTTATTCAGTTTCTATTTCCGGATATCATATTGCTGAAGCAGGAGCAAATCCAATTACTCAACTTGCATTGACGTTATCAAATGGATTCACATACGTTGAATACTATTTATCACGTGGAATGGACATCAACAAATTCGCTCCTAACTTAAGTTTCTTCTTCAGCAACGGAATTGATCCTGAATATGCAGTGATCGGAAGAGTGGCAAGAAAGATCTGGGCGAAAGCGATGAAGTTAAAATACAATGCAGATGAGAGATCGCAGATGTTGAAATATCACATTCAGACATCAGGCAGATCGTTACATGCGCAGGAAATTGATTTTAATGATATCCGTACAACACTGCAGGCACTTTATGCAATCTATGATAATTGTAATTCGTTGCATACAAATGCATACGATGAAGCCATTACTACACCGACTGAAGAAAGTGTTCGGAGAGCAATGGCAATTCAGTTGATCATTAACCGCGAATTAGGATTGGCAAAAAATGAAAATCCAACTCAGGGTTCATTTATCATCGAAGAATTAACAGACCTTGTTGAAGAAGCAGTCATGCTTGAATTTGATCGCATCACAGAACGAGGCGGAGTGTTAGGCGCAATGGAAACAATGTACCAACGCGGAAAGATCCAGGAAGAAAGTCTGTATTATGAAACACTGAAACACAATGGCGAATTCCCGATCATTGGTGTAAATACATTTTTGTCGAGCAAAGGTTCACCTACAGTAGTTCCGCGTGAAGTCATCCGTGCTACTTCAGAAGAAAAAGAATATCAGATCAACATGCTGAATGAACTTCACAAAAGACATGCTGACAAGAAGGATGAATTATTGCGTAAATTACAATTGAGCGCTGTTCAGAATAAGAATTTGTTTGAGGATCTGATGGAAGCTGCAAAGTATCTTTCGCTTGGACAGATTACCGGAGCGCTGTTTGAAGTGGGTGGCCAATACAGAAGAAATATGTAATAATTTTTTTTGCACGGCCCTTAAGGGCCGTGCAAAAAAAATTAATTTGAAATAGATTTTAAATATAAAATAATATTTCCTTTATACTTTTCATTTAATATTTTTCTCATCTCCTCTTTCTGCGAATCATACCTCACAAAATTCATAAAGTATGCATTGTTAGGTTTGCGCTTTTCAAAAAGTGAAGCGTACCTTTTTTTATTATGGAATGAAACTGTGTCTAATGAGGAAACTATTTCTTCAATCATATATGACTTCAGTGAATCTTTTACAGCAGTATTCAGTCCATCAAAGGTTTTGTATAGCGAATCAAGTTTAGTCCTCGCAAGAAGCATCTGATTACTGAAAAGATCGTAATCATTTTTCCGGTTAACATAATCTTTTGCCTGCTGTGAATTTTCTCCAAAATGTGAATTCAGAAAACGTATGGCTCCCTCCTCACCTATCATACTGGCAAGATTTTCATTCAGGTCTACATTACTTTTCAGGTATACAGTTGCATGCGTCATTTCATGAATGATGAGTTCGGCTAATTGTCCATCGCTTCGATAAAGCATATTCGAAAGAATCGGATCATTGAACCAGCCGAGTGTGCTCCATGCACTGACTTCTCCGTAATCTGTATCATACCCTTGTAGCTGAAGGAGTGAATCTTCATATGCACCTTTCGCATAGTCAAAAAATCCTTTATATGATACACTTCCCAAAAACGGAAATTTCCATTGGTACGCATTTAACTTGTAACGATCCGATGCAGTTATCACCCATAGAATTGGCTTGTTCTTCTGATCATACAAAGTAGTATAGTTTTCAGAACGTTTTAATCCAAGTGAATCAGATGCATACTTTGCAATCACATCTATAAATCGGATCTTTGCTTTCAGCGAATCAGGGATTTCTTTATCATTCAATACTTCTGTCAACGGACGCGAATTATTGATGATGTGCATCTGGCCTTTTAACTGATTCCAGCCGTATGTTACTAATGAAAAATTAAAAAGACCCCAGACAATCAGACAAGTCAAGGCTATTAATAAAGTATATAAAAAATAGCGGAAGAATTTTTTCAATTAAGAAATTGTTTCAGGATAAAGGTTACAGGTTGGAGGTTGCAACATGCAAACCTGAAACCTGTAACCTGTAACAGATATGACAAACTACTTCAAAGACCCGAGCATCTCTTCAATCGACCGAATCTTTGCTTCAGCATCCGCTTGTTTCTTCTTCTCATTCTCAAGAATCTCAGGCTTTGCATTTGAAACGAAACGCTCGTTGGCAAGTTTTGCCTGAACTGATTTCAGAAATCCTTTGTTGTAATCAAGTTCTTTCATCAACCTGTCTTTTTCTTCTGCAACATTTATTCCGGCAGAGAAAGGAATATAAAACTCCAGATTGCCTATGAGAAATGAAGATGAATTTTCAATTTTAGAAGTTGCCGCATCAAACTTATCCAAGTTTACAAGGCGGATTATTACATCATTGAATTTACTCTTCAAAGCACCTGCATCCTTTGCAAACAATGAAACTTTTTCTTTTGGAGAAAGATTCTTTTGTTTGCGGGTATTTCTCACTTGCGTGATCAGCTCTGATGCATAAGTAAAATCAGTCAGCAACGATTGATCTTTTGTTTTGAAGACCGGCCATTGAGCAACGATCAGACAATCTTTATCTTTTCTTTCTTTCAACAAATGCCATAGTTCTTCAGAGATAAATGGCATCCATGGATGAATTACTTTCAGAAGATTTTCGAAGATCGAAATAGTAGCATCCATTGTTTCTTTCGAAACAGGCATTGGCTGCCCATCTACAAAATCAGGCTTGATCATTTCCAGATACCATGAACAGAAATCATCCCAGATCAATTTGTATGATGACATCAAAGCATCACTCATTCTCAATTTAGAATAATGATCGTTGATGATATCAACCTGTTCTGCCATCCGTGAATTGAACCACTCGATAGAGATCTTATCTGCATCAGATTGTTTTACATCTCCAACATTCCATCCTTTTACAAGTCGGAAAGCATTCCAGATCTTATTTGCAAAATTTCTTCCTTGTTCACACAAAGCTTCATCAAACAAAAGATCATTTCCAGCGGGAGACGATAATAACATTCCAACACGAACGCCATCGGCGCTGTATTTTTTAATCAGGTCAAGCGGATCAGGAGAATTTCCCAACGACTTCGACATTTTACGTCCTTGCTTATCACGAACAATACCCGTCAGATAGACATTTGAAAACGGCTTCTCACCCATCCATTCATATCCGGCGATTAGCATTCTCGCAACCCAGAAGAATAAAATTTCCGGAGCTGTTACAAGATCATTCGTCGGGTAATAATATTTAATGTCTTTATTGCCTTTATCTTTGAAACCATCAAAAACACTAATTGGCCATAGCCATGAAGAGAACCATGTATCAAGTACATCTTCATCCTGACGAAGATCTTTTTCTGTAAATTCAAAATCACTGAACTGTTTTTTAAACAATGCAATTGCTTCTGCCGAAGTACGCGTAACAACAGTACGACCTTTCGGATCATACCAGGCAGGAATTCGTTGTCCCCACCATAACTGACGGGAGATACACCAATCGTGTACATTCTCCATCCAGTGTTTATACGTATTGATAAACTTGTCAGGAATCAGTTTTACATTTCCATTCAAAACATTTTCCAAAGCAGGCTTGCTGATAGTATCCATTTTCAGAAACCATTGCATCGACAACTTTGGTTCAATTACAGCATCAGTCCTTTCAGAATATCCAACTTTATTTCTGTAATCTTCAACCTTAGTGACATGTCCTGAAGTTTCAAGATCCTTTATAATTTTTTTACGAACAGTAAAACGGTCTTCGCCAATATAAAACTGAGCGGCAGGACTCATCGAACCATCATCGTTAATTGTATCTATAACTTCAAGATTATATTTTACTCCAAGATTGTAGTCATTGATATCGTGTGCAGGAGTAACTTTCAATGCTCCCGTACCAAATTCCATTTCGATATAGGTGTCAAATACTATTGGCACCGGACGATTTACCATAGGTATAACAGCAAACTTTCCTTTCATGGATGAATAACGAGGATCATCAGGATGAACGCATACGCCTGTATCACCCAGAATTGTTTCCGGACGTACAGTAGCGATCGTTATGAATTCATTTCCGGTATATTTTTTTCCAACTGCAGTAACTTCCCATGAATTCTCTGACAAATTCCATTCAGAAGAATTTGATTTTAGAATCGAAGCAAGTGCAGCATCAATTATTGCATAGCGAACATATACTAACCGGGAATTAACTTCCTTATGGATTACTTCTTCATCACTGAGTGCAGTCTTTCCTTGCGGATCCCAGTTTACCATTCTTACACCACGATAGATCTGTCCTTTGTTGTATAGATCGATGAATACTTCAATAACAGCATCGCTAAGGTCATCTTCCATAGTGAATCGGGTTCTGTCCCAGTCACACGAGGCACCAAGTTTTTTCAACTGGTCAAGAATAATTCCACCGTATTTTTCTTTCCACTCCCAGGCATATTTTAAAAAGTCTTCACGTGAAAGATCTTTCTTGTTAATACCCTTCTCTTTCAGCATTGCAACCACTTTTGCCTCAGTTGCAATAGAAGCGTGATCAGTACCCGGAACCCAGCAAGCATTTTTTCCCAGCATCCTGGCCCGACGAATCAATACATCCTGAATAGTATTGTTCAACATATGACCCATGTGCAATACACCAGTCACATTCGGTGGTGGAATGACGATTGTATAAGGCTCACGCTCATCAGGAACGCTCCTGAAAAAGCCGTTTTTCATCCAGTAGGCATACCATTTATCTTCGGTTTGCGAGGGGTCGTAAGTTTTTGGAATTTCGGACATAATATTGTTGTGGATTGCTGCAAATTTAATAAAAATGATGAACGAAAACGACCTTTTTTAAGAGGTTTCAACCGTTGACGGCAAAGAATGTAAGAAAGAATTTAAGCATTATATCAGTGAAATTTAAACACAAGGACACAAGTTCACAATAAGTGCACGGAAAATTAATTCCGTGCACTTATTGTGAACTTGTGTTCTTGTGTTTGACTACGAATTTCAAACCAATTTTGTAACATTGTCATTCATTCTTCAATTTGTGCACAACTCAAATCCATTATTGAAAAAACATTTCCCTCGAATCAGCAGATTGATCAAGCGATTCATTTTTTTTCTGGGAATTCTATTTTTATTCATGTCTGTCATTGCTTTTACAAGAATCCCATACGACATACATCATTGGCTGGGCGATAAAGGCACAAAGTTTCGGTTTTATCCAAATTCAATTATTATGCTTGGCGGAAGTGGTATGCCGTCGGAATCGAATCTGATTCGACTTTACTATACAGCAGAACTTGCTAAATTTTATAAATATTCTGACATCATCCTTGCACATCCTAAGGATTCATCAGTAGCCAAAAGTATGAGACGCTATCTGATCAATGCAGGAATTGATTCAACCAGAATTTCAATGATGCTGAAAGGAACAAATACACGTGAACAGGCTATGGAACTGAAAAATTTCAGACCAGGTTTTGAAAATACAGGTGTTGCAATTGTTACCTCTCCTGAAAATATGTATCGCACCATGCGGGTTTTCCGAAAACTTGATTATACTAAACTGGGCGGAATTTCTTCTTACGAAAATGCAATGCACATAAGTTTGAAGTATAGTCACAAAAAACTTGGCGGAAAAAAATTCGCACCCGATGTTTCACAAAATATGGGACTACGATATAATTACTGGAATTATCTGAAACTTGAGATCACATGTATGAGGGAGTTTGCGGCGTTGGTGTACTACAAGTTGAATGGATGGATTTAAATTCTAATAAATTATTACTGAAAAATTATTTCCCGCAGATCTCGCGAATCTCGCAGATTTAACGCTTATTATTTTGAGTTATAAATTCCGTGGACTTGTGTGGACTTGTGTTCTTGTGTTTAATTTCTGCAGATCTTCTGAAGGCCTTAATCTTTGACGGCCTTAACTAAACTAGCTGCCAAAATAAACCAATCTACTTATTCAGAATCCTCCACTCCTTCGGAAAATAATTATTTACTCTTCTATCCAGCACCTTTACCCAGCCTAACGAAAAAGTTTGATATTTAATAAGAGTCCAGCCGGTGGCGACTCCTGGCAAAGAAATATTTTCGCATCGCAAATAGTTCAGTGCTGTTTCTAGATCAACTTCAACTGATGCAATTTCCTTTTTCAAATCAATTGCAAGCGCAAGTTCTTCTGAAGGAATAAAATTTTTCTCTTTTGATTGCCTGCAAAATATTCCTGTCTGTCGGATGAAGAGTTTTTTCATGAGATACGCAAAAGAGAATAGTGCTTTTTCGGAAATGTATAAAGTCTATCGTCTTTTACGATAGAAACAAGTTCATCTGCATTCTGAAAATATTCAGCTAAAACAGCAGTCGATTGACGATCAGAATTTTTAGGCTTGTCTTCCTTAATTCGAATA
This sequence is a window from Bacteroidota bacterium. Protein-coding genes within it:
- a CDS encoding aminopeptidase, whose amino-acid sequence is MKKFFRYFLYTLLIALTCLIVWGLFNFSLVTYGWNQLKGQMHIINNSRPLTEVLNDKEIPDSLKAKIRFIDVIAKYASDSLGLKRSENYTTLYDQKNKPILWVITASDRYKLNAYQWKFPFLGSVSYKGFFDYAKGAYEDSLLQLQGYDTDYGEVSAWSTLGWFNDPILSNMLYRSDGQLAELIIHEMTHATVYLKSNVDLNENLASMIGEEGAIRFLNSHFGENSQQAKDYVNRKNDYDLFSNQMLLARTKLDSLYKTFDGLNTAVKDSLKSYMIEEIVSSLDTVSFHNKKRYASLFEKRKPNNAYFMNFVRYDSQKEEMRKILNEKYKGNIILYLKSISN
- a CDS encoding valine--tRNA ligase, which encodes MSEIPKTYDPSQTEDKWYAYWMKNGFFRSVPDEREPYTIVIPPPNVTGVLHMGHMLNNTIQDVLIRRARMLGKNACWVPGTDHASIATEAKVVAMLKEKGINKKDLSREDFLKYAWEWKEKYGGIILDQLKKLGASCDWDRTRFTMEDDLSDAVIEVFIDLYNKGQIYRGVRMVNWDPQGKTALSDEEVIHKEVNSRLVYVRYAIIDAALASILKSNSSEWNLSENSWEVTAVGKKYTGNEFITIATVRPETILGDTGVCVHPDDPRYSSMKGKFAVIPMVNRPVPIVFDTYIEMEFGTGALKVTPAHDINDYNLGVKYNLEVIDTINDDGSMSPAAQFYIGEDRFTVRKKIIKDLETSGHVTKVEDYRNKVGYSERTDAVIEPKLSMQWFLKMDTISKPALENVLNGNVKLIPDKFINTYKHWMENVHDWCISRQLWWGQRIPAWYDPKGRTVVTRTSAEAIALFKKQFSDFEFTEKDLRQDEDVLDTWFSSWLWPISVFDGFKDKGNKDIKYYYPTNDLVTAPEILFFWVARMLIAGYEWMGEKPFSNVYLTGIVRDKQGRKMSKSLGNSPDPLDLIKKYSADGVRVGMLLSSPAGNDLLFDEALCEQGRNFANKIWNAFRLVKGWNVGDVKQSDADKISIEWFNSRMAEQVDIINDHYSKLRMSDALMSSYKLIWDDFCSWYLEMIKPDFVDGQPMPVSKETMDATISIFENLLKVIHPWMPFISEELWHLLKERKDKDCLIVAQWPVFKTKDQSLLTDFTYASELITQVRNTRKQKNLSPKEKVSLFAKDAGALKSKFNDVIIRLVNLDKFDAATSKIENSSSFLIGNLEFYIPFSAGINVAEEKDRLMKELDYNKGFLKSVQAKLANERFVSNAKPEILENEKKKQADAEAKIRSIEEMLGSLK
- a CDS encoding YdcF family protein, with the protein product MKKHFPRISRLIKRFIFFLGILFLFMSVIAFTRIPYDIHHWLGDKGTKFRFYPNSIIMLGGSGMPSESNLIRLYYTAELAKFYKYSDIILAHPKDSSVAKSMRRYLINAGIDSTRISMMLKGTNTREQAMELKNFRPGFENTGVAIVTSPENMYRTMRVFRKLDYTKLGGISSYENAMHISLKYSHKKLGGKKFAPDVSQNMGLRYNYWNYLKLEITCMREFAALVYYKLNGWI